CGCGACGAGTTCCTCGACACTGAACGGCTTGGTCACGTAGTCGTCGCCGCCGAGGGTCAGTCCGCGGACCCGGTCCTCGGTGGCGTCCCGCGCGGTCAGGAAGATCACCGGGGCGTCGCAGCCGGCCGCCCGGATCCGGGTGAAGAGCGAGAACCCGTCGGCGTCGGGCAGCATCACGTCGAGGATGACGACGGCCGGCTGGAAGGCTTCGATCTGGATCAGGGCGTCTGCCGCGGTCAACGCCGCCGTCGCCCGCCATCCCTCGAAACCCAGCGCGGTGACCAGCATCTCGGCCAGGTAGCGCTCGTCGTCGACCACGAGGACACGTACGGCGTCCGCACGCGACGAGATCGTCCCGGTCATGGGTGCTCCCGCCGTACCTGTCATGGTCTTTCCCAAGGCGGGCCTCCTCGCGTCACCTCCGTCGCCGGAGGTTGGAGCCTTACTATCGCTGGGGTTCCTGTGGGATCCCTGAAACATTTCTGTGAGCAGGCTGTGAATCCCGCCGCGCTCCGGCGGATGCGCGGAAACACACAGGCGGCTCGCTGGAAACACACAGCCGGCTCTGAGAATCGGCTGCCACGGTGCCGTTCATGAGCACCGCAACAGCCCACCAGCATCCGTTGAGGCCGGTCGACGACCACTGGGCGAGCCCCGACGGCGACCGGCGTCGACCTGTCGTCGAGGTCGTCGTACCGGTCTACGACGAGCAGGAGGTGCTGGCCGAGAGCGTGCGCCGGCTGCACCGCTACCTCTCGGAGTCCTTCCCTTATCCATTCCGGATCACAATCGCCGACAACGCAAGCACGGACCGGACCTGGACGATCGCCACGACGCTCGCCCGCGAGCTGCCGGGCGTGCACGCCGTGCGGCTCGAGAGCAAGGGACGCGGCGGCGCACTGCACCACATCTGGGCCCGCAGCGACGCCGATGTCGTGAGCTACATGGACGTCGACCTGTCGACCGGACTGGAGGCATTTCTCCCCCTCGTCGCACCGTTGCTCTCCGGGCACAGCGACGTCGCGATCGGGAGCCGCCTGAGCCGCACCGCGCGGGTGGTCCGTGGTCCGCGCCGGGAGATCATCTCGCGCTGCTACAACCTGATGCTGCGGGCCACCCTGCGGGCCCGGTTCTCCGACGCGCAGTGCGGTTTCAAGGCGGTACGGACCGACCGGGTGCGGCAACTGCTGCCGCTGATCGAGGACAACGGCTGGTTCTTCGACACCGAACTCCTGGTCATCGCCGAACGGATCGGGCTGCGGATCCACGAGGTTCCGGTGGACTGGACGGATGACCCGGACTCCCGGGTCGACATCGTCGCCACGGCTGTCGCCGACCTGAAAGGGATCGCGCGGCTCGGTCGCGGGCTGCTCACCGGCTCGGTGCCGATCGCGGCGTTGCGGGCGCAGGTCGATCGTGAGGCGCGAGCCGGATCACCGGAGCGGAGCCTCGTGGGGCAGTTGGCGAGCTTCGGCGTGATCGGAATCGCCAGCACCCTCGGCTATCTCCTGCTCTACGCCGTCCTGCATCCGTCCCTCGGTGCGCAGGGTGCCAACCTCCTGGCGCTGCTGCTTACCGCGATCGCCAATACGGCGGCAAACCGCCGATTCACCTTCGGCATGCACGGTCGGACGGGCGCGGCCCGCCACCAGATGGAGGGCCTGGCCGTCTTCGCCGCGTCGGTCGTCCTGACCAGCGGAGCGCTCGCCGTCCTGCACGCCCTGGACCCCGCACCCTCCGTTCCCGTGGAGGGCGGCGTGCTGGTTGCGGCGAACCTGGCCGCGACCCTGCTGCGATTTGTGCTGTTCCGTGCCTGGGTCTTCAACCCCAGCCGCTCCATCACCCCGACCCGAAGCGAGGATCGATGACGACGACGGCGACACAGCCAGGTGCCACCGGCCAGCTGGATACCCGCCGCCGGCGAGGGTCGGGCCGGTGGGCGCGCCTGATCCGCGGCCGCGAGTCGGACCCGAGATGGGTCCGGCCCTCTCTCCTGGGCCTCCTTGTCGCGACCGCGGTGCTCTACCTCTGGGGGCTCGGCGCCTCGGGCTGGGCGAACGACTTCTACGCCGCCGCCGTACAGGCCGGCTCCACGAGTTGGAAGGCGTTCTTCTTCGGCTCCTTCGACTCCTCGAACTTCATCACGGTCGACAAGCCGCCGGCATCACTGTGGGTGATGGAGATCTCCGCGCGGATCTTCGGAGTCAACGCGTGGAGCCTGCTGGTCCCGCAGGCGCTCGAAGGCGTCGCCTCAGTGGGCCTGCTCTACGCCGCAGTACGGCGATACTCCAGCCCCGCAGCCGGTCTGCTCGCCGGCGCGGTGCTCGCCGGCACCCCGGTCGCCGCCCTGATGTTCCGCTACGACAACCCCGACGCGCTTCTCGTGCTGCTGCTGGTCGCGGCGGCGTACGCCGTCCTGCGGGCGGTCGAACGCGGACACACCCGGTGGCTCGTCCTGGCCGGCGTCCTGGTCGGCACCGGCTTCCTCACCAAGATGCTGCAAGCGTTCCTCGTCGTACCGGCCTTCGCAGTGGTCTATCTGATCGCCGCACCGGGCCGGCCACGCCGTCGCCTCGGGCAGCTCGTGGTGGCCGGGTTGGCACTCGTCGTCTCCGCCGGGTGGTGGGTCGCGATCGTCGAAGCGATCCCGGCCGCCGACCGGCCCTACATCGGCGGTTCCACCACCAACAGCGTGCTGCAGCTCGCCTTCGGCTACAACGGGCTCGGACGGATCACCGGCAACGAGACGGGCAGTGTGGCGCCCGGCGGCGGCAGCTTCACCCCGACCTTCGGGGCGAACTTCGGGGGGAGCACCGGGCTCACCCGACTGTTCGGCACGCAGATGGGAAGCCAGATCAGCTGGCTGCTCCCGGCGGCGCTCATCGCCCTGGTCGCCGGATTGTGGATGCGGCGCCGTTCGCCACGGACCGATCCGGTGCGCGCATCTTTGCTGCTGTGGGGCGGGTGGCTGCTGGTCACCGGCGCCGTCTTCAGCTTTGCGAGCGGGATCATCCACCCCTACTACACGGTGGCGCTGGCGCCGGCGATCGGTGCACTGGTCGGCTGGATCGTGCCGCCGCTCTGGCGCGGCCGCGGCCGACTCGGCGAACGGGCGGCCCTGGCGGCGATGCTCGCCGTCACCGTCGGCTGGGCATTCGTATTGCTCGGCCGGACGCCCGACTGGCTGCCGTGGCTGCGGTGGGTGATCCTGCTCGCAGGCCTCCCGCTGTGCGCCGCGCTCCTGCTCCCGCCGCAGTTCGCCCGGCGTACGACGGCTCTCGTGGCGGCTGCGGCACTGGCGATCGGGCTCGCCGCACCGGCGGCGTACGCCGCCGAGACCGCCAGCCATCCCAGCTCCGGGGCCACCCCGTCGGCCGGCCCGTCCAGCGCGGGCGGCTTCGGCGGGCGTGCAGCCGGAGGACCTGCAGCCGCCGGAGGTGGACTGCCGGGCGGAGGCGGGGGGTTCCCGCAAGGGCCGGGTACGGGGCAACCGCCCGGACTTCCCGGCCGGGCCGCCGGTGGCGCGGGCGGGGCCGGCGGGATCGGCGGAATGCGGGACACCCAGCCGGTGAGCACTGCTCTGATCACCCTGCTGCGCACCGGCAGCAGTTCCTACCGATGGGCAGCCGCCATGACCTCCGCATCCGGTGCCGCGCCGTACCAGTTGGCGTCCGGGCAACCGATCATGGCTATTGGCGGCTTCAACGGCACCGACCAATCCCTGACCCTGGCCGCATTCCAGCAGTTGGTGAGCAAGCACGAGGTGCACTACTTCATCGCCGGCGGTGGCTTCGGTGGTGGCGGCGGACAAGGCGGGACCGCGCGCAACGACGACGCCAGCACGATCCAGAGCTGGGTCGAGTCGCACTTTACGTCGCGCACGGTCGGCGGGGTCACCGTCTACGACCTCACCTCGGCCAGTCGAAACATCGGTGGATAGACCGGGCTCCGGTTCTACGATCGGTGATGTGGTAACTGCTCGAAGGCCCGGCCGGCCGGCATGAGTGCTCCGGTGCTGCTCGCGGTCGATGACCATCCCGACCTCCTGCGAAACGTCGAGCGGGAGCTGCGAAACCGGTATGAGCCCGACTATCGCGTCCGCTGCCTGCGCTCGTCCAGCGAGGCACTCACCGCGCTGGACGAGTTGGCGGCGGC
Above is a window of Mycobacteriales bacterium DNA encoding:
- a CDS encoding response regulator transcription factor; protein product: MTGTISSRADAVRVLVVDDERYLAEMLVTALGFEGWRATAALTAADALIQIEAFQPAVVILDVMLPDADGFSLFTRIRAAGCDAPVIFLTARDATEDRVRGLTLGGDDYVTKPFSVEELVARLRGLLRRAAITTARSATLSVDDLTLDEDTREVRRGEQFIDLTRTEFELLRYLMRNSPRVLSKAQILDRVWDYDFGGNGNVVELYVSYLRRKIDAGNLPLIHTVRGVGYVLRPARR
- a CDS encoding glycosyltransferase, producing MSTATAHQHPLRPVDDHWASPDGDRRRPVVEVVVPVYDEQEVLAESVRRLHRYLSESFPYPFRITIADNASTDRTWTIATTLARELPGVHAVRLESKGRGGALHHIWARSDADVVSYMDVDLSTGLEAFLPLVAPLLSGHSDVAIGSRLSRTARVVRGPRREIISRCYNLMLRATLRARFSDAQCGFKAVRTDRVRQLLPLIEDNGWFFDTELLVIAERIGLRIHEVPVDWTDDPDSRVDIVATAVADLKGIARLGRGLLTGSVPIAALRAQVDREARAGSPERSLVGQLASFGVIGIASTLGYLLLYAVLHPSLGAQGANLLALLLTAIANTAANRRFTFGMHGRTGAARHQMEGLAVFAASVVLTSGALAVLHALDPAPSVPVEGGVLVAANLAATLLRFVLFRAWVFNPSRSITPTRSEDR
- a CDS encoding glycosyltransferase family 39 protein codes for the protein MTTTATQPGATGQLDTRRRRGSGRWARLIRGRESDPRWVRPSLLGLLVATAVLYLWGLGASGWANDFYAAAVQAGSTSWKAFFFGSFDSSNFITVDKPPASLWVMEISARIFGVNAWSLLVPQALEGVASVGLLYAAVRRYSSPAAGLLAGAVLAGTPVAALMFRYDNPDALLVLLLVAAAYAVLRAVERGHTRWLVLAGVLVGTGFLTKMLQAFLVVPAFAVVYLIAAPGRPRRRLGQLVVAGLALVVSAGWWVAIVEAIPAADRPYIGGSTTNSVLQLAFGYNGLGRITGNETGSVAPGGGSFTPTFGANFGGSTGLTRLFGTQMGSQISWLLPAALIALVAGLWMRRRSPRTDPVRASLLLWGGWLLVTGAVFSFASGIIHPYYTVALAPAIGALVGWIVPPLWRGRGRLGERAALAAMLAVTVGWAFVLLGRTPDWLPWLRWVILLAGLPLCAALLLPPQFARRTTALVAAAALAIGLAAPAAYAAETASHPSSGATPSAGPSSAGGFGGRAAGGPAAAGGGLPGGGGGFPQGPGTGQPPGLPGRAAGGAGGAGGIGGMRDTQPVSTALITLLRTGSSSYRWAAAMTSASGAAPYQLASGQPIMAIGGFNGTDQSLTLAAFQQLVSKHEVHYFIAGGGFGGGGGQGGTARNDDASTIQSWVESHFTSRTVGGVTVYDLTSASRNIGG